A genomic stretch from Synechococcales cyanobacterium T60_A2020_003 includes:
- a CDS encoding Hsp70 family protein, producing the protein NPDEVVAVGAAIQAGVLAGEVKDILLLDVTPLSLGVETLGGVMTKIIPRNTTIPTKKSETFSTAADGQTNVEIHVLQGEREMANDNKSLGTFRLDGIPPAPRGVPQIEVTFDIDANGILNVRAKDKGTGKEQSISITGASTLPSDEVDRMVREAEMNASADQERRERIDLKNQADSLVYQTEKQLTELGDKIPGADKEKIEGLLKDLREAIASEDFDKIKTLMNDLQKAFYSISSNLYQQAEGGAPSDVGAGPSDTSGGGDDDVIDAEFSESDK; encoded by the coding sequence AACCCGGATGAAGTGGTTGCCGTTGGTGCCGCCATCCAAGCGGGTGTGCTTGCGGGTGAGGTGAAGGATATCCTACTCCTTGACGTTACACCGCTGTCCTTGGGTGTGGAGACCCTGGGTGGCGTCATGACCAAGATTATTCCCCGCAACACCACCATTCCCACCAAGAAGTCGGAAACCTTCTCGACGGCAGCAGATGGTCAAACCAACGTGGAGATCCACGTCCTGCAAGGTGAGCGGGAAATGGCGAATGACAACAAGAGCTTGGGAACCTTCCGTCTCGACGGCATTCCTCCGGCTCCCCGTGGCGTTCCCCAGATCGAAGTTACCTTTGACATCGACGCGAACGGTATTCTCAACGTTCGGGCGAAGGATAAGGGTACGGGTAAAGAGCAGTCCATCAGCATCACAGGCGCATCCACCCTGCCATCGGATGAAGTCGATCGGATGGTGCGAGAAGCGGAAATGAATGCTTCGGCTGACCAAGAGCGTCGGGAGCGCATTGACCTCAAGAACCAAGCGGATTCTCTGGTCTACCAAACTGAGAAGCAGTTGACCGAGCTGGGTGATAAGATCCCCGGTGCGGATAAGGAGAAAATTGAAGGGCTGCTCAAGGATCTGAGAGAGGCGATCGCCAGTGAAGACTTTGACAAGATCAAGACTCTGATGAACGACCTCCAGAAAGCCTTCTACAGCATCAGCAGCAATCTCTATCAGCAAGCGGAGGGGGGCGCACCATCTGACGTAGGTGCAGGCCCTAGCGATACCTCTGGTGGGGGTGATGATGATGTCATCGATGCGGAGTTCTCCGAATCTGATAAGTAG
- a CDS encoding EamA family transporter: MLFQTQYVPGVLFVGIAGTLVPFSLLCWGIQHVQAERGAIAATLEPVMAALLAWFVLDQILSLPQIVLEGYSSSSL, encoded by the coding sequence GTGCTTTTTCAGACCCAATATGTACCGGGCGTTCTGTTTGTGGGTATTGCCGGAACGTTGGTTCCCTTCAGCCTATTGTGTTGGGGAATTCAGCATGTGCAGGCAGAACGAGGGGCGATCGCCGCAACGCTAGAACCCGTGATGGCTGCCCTGCTTGCATGGTTTGTGTTAGACCAAATTTTGTCATTGCCCCAGATCGTTTTGGAGGGATACTCGTCATCATCGTTGTGA